The proteins below are encoded in one region of Neofelis nebulosa isolate mNeoNeb1 chromosome 17, mNeoNeb1.pri, whole genome shotgun sequence:
- the LOC131499597 gene encoding vomeronasal type-1 receptor 4-like: MASRDLVIGVIFLTQTVVGILGNFSLLYHYLFLSFTGCRLRPTDLIVKHLVAANSLSLLCKGVPQMMAAFRWNNFPGDFGCKLLFYLHRIGRGVSIGSTCLLSAFQAITISPQKARGIKLKRKALKYIDFSIFLCWTIYMLVNIIFPIHVTGKQNNMSISMRKDLQYCSGTTNNKITQLVYAALLSFPDVLCLGLMVWASGHMVFILHRHRQRVQHIHSTNVSPRSSPESRATQSILVLVSTFVSFYSLSSICQVSIAVFDNPSWLLVNVSALISGCFPTACPFVLMNCNSCVFRFYLPWLRYTTSTKVITNA; this comes from the coding sequence ATGGCCTCCAGGGATTTGGTCATAGGCGTGATCTTCTTAACCCAAACCGTGGTCGGAATCTTGgggaatttctctcttctttaccattatctcttcctctccttcactgGGTGCAGGTTGAGGCCCACAGATTTGATTGTCAAACACCTGGTTGCAGCCAACTCCTTATCCCTCCTCTGTAAAGGAGTCCCCCAGATGATGGCAGCTTTCAGGTGGAACAATTTTCCAGGTGATTTTGGATGCAAACTTCTTTTCTATCTTCACAGAATAGGCAGGGGTGTGTCCATAGGCAGCACCTGCCTCTTGAGTGCCTTCCAGGCCATCACAATCAGCCCCCAGAAGGCCAGGGGgataaaacttaaaaggaaagCTCTCAAGTACATTGACTTCTCTATATTCCTGTGCTGGACCATCTACATGCTGGTAAATATCATTTTCCCTATCCACGTGACTGGCAAACAGAACAACATGAGCATCTCAATGAGAAAGGATTTGCAATACTGTTCGGGGACAACTAATAACAAAATCACACAATTGGTATATGCAGCGTTGTTATCATTCCCTGATGTGTTATGTTTGGGGCTCATGGTCTGGGCCAGTGGCCACATGGTCTTCATCCTGCACAGGCACAGGCAGAGGGTCCAGCATATTCACAGCACTAATGTCTCCCCCAGATCCTCTCCTGAGTCCAGAGCCACCCAGAGCATCCTCGTCCTGGTGAGCACCTTTGTGTCTTTCTACTCCCTCTCCTCCATCTGTCAAGTCTCTATTGCTGTTTTCGATAATCCCAGCTGGTTGCTGGTGAACGTCTCTGCCTTGATCAGTGGATGTTTCCCAACTGCCTGCCCCTTTGTTCTCATGAACTGTAACTCCTGTGTGTTCAGGTTCTACCTTCCCTGGCTGAGGTACACAACATCCACGAAAGTGATAACAAACGCGTAA
- the LOC131499594 gene encoding protein FRG2-like: MDSGTEGSEPRSSSVRHPTDRPPCHQNSFTESGSDVAEKALEGKEETLLSPLRESRTQRRGPEPKTEEEDPRESEPKRDSCISGSESEGCSSWEGSGKRKVTSSDSTCPPAAGASPAGERSVTPGKRKRTTPDSGQGSESEETAGAQRRRRGARGAGRRSRCRSPGDRLPPLRKRLVTAVRALSEAVRQDVAGAWEQRERSPLTWEQRSGLGRLWAPLCAALQTVYTMANQAAYVFPAESWLVPAPPPGPRAPAGDTGEARGSPPRVGREAASAQAGTRAAAELRAQPPGRDQGPATAHTAGTARVRLGALGAKALPTPSAELTSSCPISC, encoded by the exons ATGGACTCTGGAACAGAAGGGTCAGAGCCCCGCAGCTCATCCGTGCGACACCCCACTGACCGGCCGCCCTGCCACCAGAACTCGTTCACAGAAAGCGGCTCAGATGTGGCGGAGAAAGCactggaagggaaagaggagactTTACTGTCGCCGTTGAGAGAGAGCCGCACCCAAAGGCGAG GGCCAGAGCccaagacagaggaggaggatcCCAGGGAAAGTGAGCCCAAAAGGGACAGCTGCATTTCCGGATCAG AATCGGAAGGCTGCTCCAGTTGGGAGGGCTCCGGCAAGAGGAAAGTCACTTCCAGCGACAGCACCTGCCCCCCAGCAGCAG GGGCCTCTCCAGCAGGTGAGCGCAGTGTGACTCCGGGAAAGAGGAAACGGACGACGCCGGACTCGGGCCAGGGCAGCGAGAGCGAGGAGACCGCGGGTGCCCAGCGCAGGAgacgcggggcgcggggcgccgGGCGGCGGAGCAGGTGCAGGTCCCCGGGAGACCGGCTGCCCCCACTTCGGAAGAGGCTGGTGACCGCCGTGCGCGCCCTGTCTGAGGCGGTCCGTCAGGACGTGGCTGGGGCGTGGGAGCAGCGGGAGCGTTCCCCGCTGACCTGGGAGCAGCGCTCCGGGCTCGGGCGGCTCTGGGCGCCTCTGTGCGCGGCCTTGCAGACCGTCTACACCATGGCCAACCAGGCGGCCTACGTCTTCCCTGCAGAGAGCTGGCTCGTCCCAGCCCCGCCGCCGGGCCCCCGGGCTCCAGCTGGGGATACAGGAGAAGCCCGGGGCTCCCCTCCCCGGGTCGGGAGGGAAGCCGCCAGCGCTCAGGCAGGCACCCGCGCTGCCGCAGAGCTGCGCGCGCAGCCCCCGGGGAGAGACCAAGGCCCTGCTACCGCCCACACTGCGGGTACCGCGCGTGTCAGACTTGGGGCGCTCGGAGCAAAGGCACTGCCAACACCGAGTGCGGAGCTGACGAGCTCGTGTCCGATTTCGTGTTAG